In Lewinellaceae bacterium, a single window of DNA contains:
- a CDS encoding VOC family protein: MKPSIRLIPILLLFFTIQAFGQTARQVSKVSITVSSLAAVLPFYEEVLTFEEVERYEISGVDLQNLLGVPDEDITAQVAVLQLGQEQIELIEFINESRQLAPPADARSNDLWFQHIAIVVSDMEAAYRRLRQYKAAHVSTAPQTLPDYLPAAAGISAFYFRDSDGHNLELIHFPEGKGNPRWQQATDRLFLGIDHTAIGISDTGRSATFYQDILGLKIAGGSENYGTEQERLNQVFGAHLLITGLKARLGFGIEFLEYLAPPGGRPYPADSRPTDLWHWHSTVVVDDAARAYQQLQEANYHFISNGIINLNNQNTFLVRDPDGHAVLIAGASHK; encoded by the coding sequence ATGAAACCCTCAATCCGACTGATTCCCATACTCCTGCTGTTCTTTACAATCCAGGCTTTCGGCCAAACGGCCCGCCAGGTCAGCAAAGTGAGCATTACGGTTTCCAGCCTCGCTGCCGTTTTACCTTTTTATGAAGAAGTCCTGACGTTCGAGGAGGTAGAAAGATACGAGATCTCAGGAGTGGATCTCCAAAATCTCCTGGGGGTTCCCGATGAGGATATTACGGCCCAGGTTGCCGTCCTGCAACTGGGTCAGGAACAAATAGAACTCATCGAATTCATCAACGAAAGCCGGCAATTGGCGCCGCCTGCCGATGCCCGCAGCAATGACCTGTGGTTTCAACACATTGCCATTGTGGTGAGCGATATGGAAGCGGCCTATCGGCGGCTGCGGCAATACAAGGCCGCCCATGTTTCGACGGCGCCGCAAACGCTGCCCGATTACCTCCCGGCAGCCGCCGGCATCAGCGCCTTTTACTTCCGCGATTCCGACGGGCACAACCTGGAACTCATTCACTTCCCGGAAGGAAAAGGCAACCCTCGCTGGCAGCAAGCAACCGACCGCTTGTTTTTAGGGATAGACCATACCGCTATCGGCATCAGCGACACTGGCCGGTCCGCCACTTTTTACCAGGATATTCTGGGATTAAAAATCGCCGGCGGAAGCGAAAATTACGGCACCGAACAAGAACGCCTCAACCAGGTTTTCGGGGCGCACCTGCTCATCACCGGACTGAAGGCCAGGTTGGGATTCGGCATCGAGTTTCTGGAATACCTGGCGCCTCCCGGCGGGCGGCCCTATCCTGCGGACAGCCGGCCGACTGACTTGTGGCATTGGCACAGCACCGTGGTGGTCGACGATGCTGCCCGGGCTTATCAGCAGCTGCAGGAAGCGAATTATCATTTCATTTCCAATGGAATCATCAACCTTAATAATCAAAACACCTTTCTGGTGCGCGATCCGGACGGCCATGCTGTACTAATCGCCGGCGCCAGTCATAAGTGA